A genomic window from Halogeometricum borinquense DSM 11551 includes:
- a CDS encoding branched-chain amino acid ABC transporter permease: protein MNALLTAPLFLDALGDFLTLETLSSVLVNGLSKAALYVMLASGLTLIFGLMGVLNFAHGSLTMIGAYLGGLVMVVLAGSAAGPGTRFLAFFAAVAVAFAALSALGAVLEVGLIRTLYDRPPLYQILLTFGLTLMLDELARIVVSFYGLQPISDWQAAFATKPQILVQQVDLGIISVSGLALFEILFGVLTVVAIWAFLTQTRYGLYIRAGSEDAEMIEALGVDVRRVFTFVFAIGVGIAGVAGVLLAWDPSWGASVPLAAETLLPAFVVVIVGGLGTFRGTVVAGTIVGLVDATMTWWFQNAIAFTGLPQLTIFLILVVVLILKPQGLFGVEEVGGH from the coding sequence ATGAACGCACTACTCACCGCACCGCTGTTTCTGGACGCGCTCGGCGATTTCCTCACGCTGGAGACGCTCTCGTCGGTCCTCGTCAATGGACTGTCGAAAGCGGCGCTCTACGTGATGCTCGCAAGCGGCCTCACGCTCATCTTCGGCCTGATGGGCGTCCTCAACTTCGCGCACGGGTCGCTGACCATGATCGGCGCGTATCTCGGCGGCCTCGTCATGGTCGTCCTCGCCGGTTCTGCGGCGGGGCCGGGGACGCGCTTTTTGGCCTTCTTCGCCGCTGTCGCCGTCGCGTTCGCGGCGCTGTCGGCGCTCGGGGCCGTTCTCGAAGTCGGCCTGATACGGACGCTATACGACCGTCCCCCGCTGTACCAGATTCTACTCACGTTCGGTCTGACGCTGATGCTGGACGAACTGGCCCGCATCGTCGTCTCGTTCTACGGCCTTCAGCCAATCTCGGACTGGCAGGCCGCCTTCGCCACGAAACCGCAGATACTCGTCCAGCAGGTTGATCTCGGCATCATCTCGGTGTCGGGACTCGCTCTGTTCGAGATTCTGTTCGGAGTCCTCACTGTCGTCGCCATCTGGGCGTTTCTGACGCAGACGCGCTACGGGCTGTACATCCGCGCTGGCTCCGAGGATGCGGAGATGATCGAAGCACTCGGCGTGGACGTGCGGCGCGTCTTCACGTTTGTCTTCGCTATCGGCGTCGGTATCGCGGGCGTCGCGGGTGTTCTCCTCGCATGGGATCCGAGTTGGGGTGCGAGCGTCCCCCTTGCCGCCGAGACGCTGCTCCCGGCGTTTGTCGTCGTCATCGTCGGCGGTCTGGGAACGTTCCGCGGCACCGTCGTCGCCGGAACCATCGTCGGTCTCGTGGACGCGACCATGACGTGGTGGTTCCAGAACGCCATCGCGTTCACCGGCCTGCCGCAGTTGACTATCTTTCTCATCCTCGTCGTGGTGTTGATTCTGAAACCGCAGGGTTTGTTCGGCGTCGAGGAGGTGGGGGGCCATTAG
- a CDS encoding branched-chain amino acid ABC transporter permease → MAWPVQYLRDHAVHLAVIAFFAAYPGVYAVLTNSPVGQEMAYLLPRVETMIAVFYFGLFAMSFDFISGYTGYLSFGHAAFYGAGAYLVVLASNGKIPFVPVDTPFVALLVLGGFVALALAVIIGVVSFRLTGVYFAMITLGFSQVLYVFIRDWDYVGSNPRDGIAVLERTAPFNIGVPGVDALNLAIGQLAGESVEGFLGFLTFSPAEVSYYMVGLVVAGCYFALQRIVHSPFGRVLIAIRENEERARAVGYDTFRYKLGAFALSAFFAGVAGGLFAGFRRSVTPENSFYFLVAGDALLAAIIGGFGTIAGPLFGRLFDETIREFLSKGGEGGGLLPFIDDTLGEATLSTVLYDGLTVNRAIDTFLNGHAALYLGIVFVLFVLYVPNGLLGTLRDRLGGTVADRLPARAVHLVRARTVDQSTSDDD, encoded by the coding sequence GTGGCGTGGCCCGTCCAGTACCTCCGCGATCACGCCGTCCACCTTGCTGTTATCGCCTTCTTCGCGGCGTATCCGGGCGTCTACGCCGTCCTAACGAACTCTCCGGTCGGACAGGAGATGGCGTATCTCCTCCCGCGCGTGGAGACGATGATTGCTGTCTTCTATTTCGGCCTGTTCGCCATGTCGTTCGATTTCATCTCGGGCTACACCGGCTATCTCTCCTTCGGCCATGCGGCGTTCTACGGTGCAGGGGCTTATCTGGTCGTCCTCGCCTCGAACGGGAAGATACCGTTCGTCCCGGTAGATACGCCGTTCGTCGCGCTGCTCGTTCTCGGTGGATTCGTCGCCCTCGCCCTCGCTGTCATCATCGGCGTGGTGTCGTTCCGCCTCACGGGTGTCTACTTCGCCATGATCACTCTCGGCTTCTCGCAGGTACTCTACGTCTTCATCCGTGATTGGGACTACGTGGGTTCGAATCCGCGTGACGGTATTGCCGTTCTCGAACGCACCGCGCCGTTCAATATCGGCGTTCCCGGCGTGGACGCGCTCAACTTGGCCATCGGCCAACTCGCCGGCGAATCCGTCGAGGGCTTCCTCGGCTTTCTCACCTTTTCGCCCGCTGAGGTGTCCTACTACATGGTCGGACTGGTCGTCGCCGGCTGCTACTTCGCGCTCCAGCGCATCGTCCACTCGCCGTTCGGTCGCGTCCTCATCGCCATCCGCGAGAACGAGGAACGCGCTCGTGCCGTCGGCTACGACACGTTCCGCTACAAACTCGGCGCGTTCGCTCTGAGCGCGTTCTTTGCTGGCGTCGCGGGCGGCCTATTCGCGGGCTTCCGTCGGTCGGTCACACCCGAGAACAGTTTCTACTTCCTCGTCGCCGGCGACGCGCTACTAGCCGCTATTATCGGCGGATTCGGCACTATCGCCGGTCCGCTCTTCGGCCGCCTGTTCGACGAGACCATCAGAGAGTTCCTGTCGAAGGGCGGTGAAGGCGGTGGACTCCTCCCGTTCATCGACGACACCCTCGGCGAGGCGACCCTCTCGACTGTCCTCTACGACGGCCTGACTGTCAATCGGGCAATCGATACGTTCCTGAACGGCCACGCGGCCCTGTATCTGGGAATCGTGTTCGTCCTGTTCGTCCTCTACGTGCCGAACGGACTGCTCGGAACGCTTCGTGACAGACTCGGCGGCACGGTTGCGGATAGACTTCCCGCCCGCGCCGTTCACCTTGTTCGCGCTCGAACTGTCGATCAATCCACGAGCGACGACGACTGA
- a CDS encoding 3-oxoacyl-ACP synthase codes for MHDVHLTGFGTYVPDETVTGEQIADRSGIPETVVVEKMGIREKHVCLPDDDHVSDMSVAAAEEAIADAGCSPGDLDLVLYHGSEYKDYVVWNAAADVAERIGADNAYAHESYTLCAGAPVAIRHTAAQLRTGDIDTALLLGASREEDLVDYDNDRSSFMFNFGSGASAMVLESTAIEGVEERSCARVLKSAAVTDGRFALDVILPAGGSKHPPSDETVSEGLHTLDVPNHESMKERLAAVSLPNFLTVADDALEASGYDRTDLDFVALTHMKRSFHEHLIDELGVGSAGSYYLDAFGHAQSADQILAIDAALDAGDGPTDGDVVLFLAAGTGYTWAATVLEWRA; via the coding sequence ATGCACGACGTACATCTCACCGGCTTCGGGACGTACGTTCCCGACGAAACCGTTACCGGCGAACAGATTGCAGACCGAAGCGGCATCCCCGAGACTGTCGTCGTCGAGAAGATGGGAATCCGCGAGAAACACGTCTGTCTCCCCGACGATGACCACGTCTCGGATATGAGCGTCGCCGCCGCCGAGGAGGCGATTGCGGACGCCGGTTGCTCGCCCGGCGATCTCGATTTAGTTCTCTATCACGGCAGCGAGTACAAAGACTACGTCGTCTGGAACGCGGCCGCAGACGTCGCAGAACGCATTGGGGCGGACAACGCATACGCACACGAATCGTACACGCTCTGTGCAGGCGCGCCCGTCGCCATCCGCCACACAGCGGCGCAACTCCGTACTGGTGACATCGATACCGCCCTTCTGCTCGGTGCGAGTCGGGAGGAAGACCTCGTAGACTACGACAACGACCGGTCGTCGTTCATGTTCAACTTTGGCTCCGGCGCGTCCGCGATGGTGCTTGAATCAACCGCTATCGAAGGTGTCGAAGAGCGCTCATGCGCTCGCGTACTGAAGAGTGCCGCCGTCACGGACGGTCGTTTCGCCCTTGATGTGATTCTGCCTGCTGGAGGGTCGAAACATCCGCCAAGCGATGAAACCGTCAGCGAGGGACTGCACACCCTCGACGTCCCGAATCACGAGTCGATGAAGGAACGCCTCGCGGCGGTGAGTCTCCCGAACTTCCTTACTGTCGCCGACGACGCCCTCGAAGCGTCAGGATACGACCGCACAGACCTTGATTTCGTCGCGTTGACCCACATGAAACGGTCGTTCCACGAACACCTCATCGACGAGTTGGGCGTCGGATCCGCGGGGAGTTACTACCTCGATGCGTTCGGTCACGCCCAGAGCGCAGACCAGATTCTCGCCATCGACGCCGCTCTCGATGCGGGCGATGGCCCGACCGACGGCGACGTGGTTCTGTTCCTTGCCGCCGGAACGGGGTACACGTGGGCCGCAACGGTACTCGAATGGCGTGCGTGA